The following proteins are encoded in a genomic region of Victivallis lenta:
- the murA gene encoding UDP-N-acetylglucosamine 1-carboxyvinyltransferase → MQSLKVEGSARIAGRVRIGGNKNAALPMIAALLLTDEEVVLDNVPDILDVRTMLDIAGELGADFSFENHTLTFRCRDVRTASISRELCSRNRTSILFAAPLLARCGKAELYPPGGDVIGRRRLDGHFYGLCKLGAVMSGEETYRFDAPAGLSGRELFLDEASVTATEQILIAAAAARGTTTLYNAACEPHVRDLAELLNAMGARISGAGSNTIEIEGVERLHGCRYRVVGDHIEAGSFLALAAATGGEITVEGTQVRHYWMLRRVFERLGVRMELRGDHIFLPGGQERAVECDFGGHIPQISDGPWPQYPSDMMSCTIVAATQCRGTVMFFEKMFESRIYFADRLISMGANAIVCDPHRVVVTGPAQLHAVTMSSPDIRAGMAMVIAALCARGTSTIHSAEVIYRGYENLIEKLTGIGGKISEIRN, encoded by the coding sequence ATGCAGAGTCTGAAAGTGGAGGGGTCCGCCCGCATCGCGGGGCGGGTCAGGATCGGCGGAAACAAGAACGCGGCGCTGCCGATGATCGCGGCGCTGCTGCTGACCGACGAGGAGGTCGTTCTCGACAACGTCCCCGACATCCTCGACGTGCGGACCATGCTCGACATCGCCGGCGAACTCGGCGCGGATTTCAGCTTTGAAAACCATACGCTGACCTTCCGCTGCCGGGACGTCAGGACCGCTTCGATTTCGCGCGAACTCTGTTCGCGGAACCGGACCAGCATCCTCTTCGCGGCGCCGCTGCTGGCCCGCTGCGGAAAGGCGGAGCTCTACCCGCCGGGCGGCGATGTGATCGGCCGCCGCCGTCTCGACGGCCACTTCTACGGACTCTGCAAGCTCGGCGCGGTCATGTCCGGCGAGGAGACCTACCGCTTCGACGCCCCGGCCGGGCTCTCCGGCCGCGAACTTTTCCTGGACGAGGCAAGCGTCACCGCGACGGAACAGATTCTGATCGCCGCGGCCGCCGCGCGCGGAACGACGACGCTTTACAATGCGGCCTGCGAGCCCCATGTCCGCGACCTGGCCGAGCTGCTGAACGCGATGGGAGCCCGGATCAGCGGCGCCGGCAGCAACACCATCGAAATCGAGGGCGTCGAACGCCTGCACGGCTGCCGTTACCGCGTCGTCGGCGACCATATCGAAGCCGGCAGCTTCCTCGCCCTCGCGGCGGCCACGGGCGGAGAGATCACGGTCGAAGGCACGCAGGTGCGCCATTACTGGATGCTCCGCCGCGTGTTCGAGCGGCTCGGCGTGCGCATGGAACTCCGGGGGGATCATATTTTTCTGCCCGGCGGGCAGGAACGCGCCGTCGAATGCGACTTCGGCGGCCATATCCCGCAGATCTCCGACGGCCCGTGGCCGCAGTATCCGTCGGATATGATGAGCTGCACGATCGTCGCCGCGACCCAGTGCCGCGGCACGGTCATGTTCTTCGAAAAGATGTTCGAAAGCCGCATCTACTTCGCCGACAGGCTGATCAGCATGGGAGCAAACGCGATCGTCTGCGATCCGCACCGGGTGGTCGTCACCGGCCCGGCGCAGTTGCACGCCGTCACGATGTCGAGTCCCGACATCCGCGCCGGCATGGCCATGGTCATCGCGGCGCTCTGTGCCCGGGGAACAAGCACGATCCATTCGGCGGAGGTCATCTACCGGGGGTACGAAAACCTGATCGAGAAGCTGACCGGCATCGGCGGGAAAATCAGTGAAATTCGGAATTGA
- a CDS encoding prepilin-type N-terminal cleavage/methylation domain-containing protein, whose translation MRRKHFTLIELLVVIAIIAILAGMLLPALNQARSRAKEINCTSNLKQIGTYMAMYIDMNDGIIPASNRNLSGLSSWSGKWQDMLMQLYSPGIELTDYCYVKGYSDGTSMPKGPFACPSSVRWDNTKGTRHYAINSSGYASSTDCVKKAKATRIKRPSARMAICDIDYPTTGYQDPTVFARDGLVNAPDGVWRHLNNSGANFGFADGHVEGRSNQAIPADSAAADGNGYFWAETGELWN comes from the coding sequence ATGAGAAGAAAGCATTTTACACTGATTGAGCTTCTGGTCGTCATTGCGATCATCGCCATTCTGGCCGGGATGCTGCTGCCGGCGCTGAACCAGGCCCGCAGCCGCGCCAAGGAGATCAACTGTACAAGCAACCTCAAGCAGATCGGCACCTACATGGCGATGTATATCGATATGAACGACGGCATCATTCCCGCGTCGAACCGCAATTTGTCGGGTCTCTCGAGCTGGAGCGGCAAATGGCAGGACATGCTTATGCAGCTCTACTCCCCCGGCATCGAGCTCACGGATTACTGTTATGTCAAAGGGTACAGCGACGGCACTTCGATGCCGAAAGGCCCGTTCGCCTGCCCGAGCTCGGTCCGCTGGGACAATACGAAGGGGACCCGGCATTATGCGATCAACTCCTCCGGCTACGCATCCAGCACCGACTGCGTGAAGAAAGCCAAGGCGACCCGGATCAAGCGGCCGAGCGCCCGCATGGCGATCTGCGACATCGATTACCCGACCACCGGTTATCAGGACCCGACCGTCTTCGCACGCGACGGCCTGGTCAATGCGCCGGACGGTGTGTGGCGCCACCTCAACAATTCGGGAGCCAACTTCGGATTCGCCGACGGACATGTCGAAGGCAGGTCGAATCAGGCCATTCCGGCCGATTCCGCCGCCGCAGACGGCAACGGCTATTTCTGGGCCGAAACCGGAGAACTGTGGAACTAA
- a CDS encoding flavodoxin: protein MKKGSMALAMAAAVFGACGCSAEEADTVKAEAEPGKILVAYYSYSGNTRFAAEQIQKATGGTLFEIKPVKPYPADYNACVDQAKSEIRAGVKPELAEKVREFDKYDVIFVGTPNWWSTMAPPVLTFLSSCDFSGKTVIPFVTHGGGGMARCESDMRKACPAAAFGRGGAFSGGSIRNSAEALAKWAGEVVTVRK from the coding sequence ATGAAAAAAGGGTCAATGGCATTGGCGATGGCGGCTGCCGTTTTCGGCGCTTGCGGCTGCTCGGCGGAAGAGGCGGATACGGTGAAAGCGGAGGCGGAACCGGGAAAGATTCTGGTCGCCTATTACTCTTACAGCGGCAATACGCGGTTTGCGGCCGAACAGATTCAGAAGGCCACCGGCGGTACGCTCTTTGAGATCAAGCCGGTCAAACCGTATCCCGCCGATTACAACGCCTGTGTCGATCAGGCGAAAAGCGAGATCAGAGCAGGCGTTAAGCCGGAACTGGCGGAAAAGGTTCGGGAGTTCGACAAGTATGACGTGATCTTCGTCGGCACGCCGAACTGGTGGAGCACGATGGCTCCGCCGGTCCTGACTTTTCTGTCGAGCTGCGATTTCAGCGGGAAGACCGTGATCCCGTTCGTGACGCACGGCGGCGGCGGGATGGCGCGCTGCGAAAGCGACATGCGGAAAGCCTGTCCGGCCGCGGCGTTCGGCAGGGGCGGAGCGTTTTCGGGCGGAAGCATAAGAAATTCCGCCGAGGCGCTGGCCAAATGGGCCGGAGAGGTCGTGACCGTCAGGAAATAA
- a CDS encoding PadR family transcriptional regulator has translation MAVNSDLMRGVAEPVILKLLAERTMYGYEIIRLVNERTNGAFEWKEGTLYPCLHRLEEQGLIESSWQLAGAKPRKYYSITRKGIAAMEEKVREAKEFVGALHLLLGAAN, from the coding sequence ATGGCGGTCAACAGCGATCTGATGCGGGGCGTTGCCGAGCCGGTGATCCTGAAGTTGCTGGCGGAGCGGACGATGTACGGTTATGAAATCATCAGGCTCGTGAACGAGCGGACCAACGGCGCATTCGAGTGGAAGGAGGGGACGCTTTATCCGTGTCTGCACCGGCTGGAGGAGCAGGGATTGATCGAGAGCTCCTGGCAGCTGGCCGGGGCGAAGCCGCGCAAGTATTATTCCATTACGCGGAAGGGGATTGCGGCGATGGAGGAGAAAGTCAGGGAGGCGAAGGAGTTCGTCGGGGCGCTCCATTTGCTGCTCGGCGCGGCGAACTGA
- a CDS encoding MarR family winged helix-turn-helix transcriptional regulator gives MNAIELYREFPETETREQQALMGVWHVGQLLKIQARRFFREYLSSEMQFNIMLLLKHADHPMNQQELSEKLLVDKSNLTGVAGRMEAAGLLIRRVDPLDSRAYQLELTSRGRKILEHVEMPYRAEVKKVMADFSPAELSMLIRFMERMRKTLNSEE, from the coding sequence ATGAACGCGATCGAACTGTACAGAGAGTTTCCGGAGACAGAGACCCGTGAGCAGCAGGCGCTCATGGGCGTATGGCACGTCGGGCAGCTGTTGAAAATCCAGGCCAGGCGTTTTTTCCGGGAGTATCTTTCCAGTGAGATGCAGTTCAATATCATGCTTCTGTTGAAGCATGCGGATCATCCGATGAACCAGCAGGAGCTCAGCGAGAAACTGCTGGTCGACAAGTCCAATCTGACCGGCGTCGCCGGGCGGATGGAGGCGGCGGGGCTGCTGATCCGCCGGGTCGATCCGCTGGACAGCCGGGCGTATCAGCTTGAGCTGACTTCGCGGGGCAGGAAGATCCTTGAACATGTGGAAATGCCCTATCGGGCTGAAGTGAAAAAGGTGATGGCGGATTTTTCGCCCGCGGAGCTCTCCATGCTGATCCGGTTTATGGAGAGAATGCGCAAGACACTCAATTCAGAGGAATGA
- a CDS encoding permease prefix domain 1-containing protein, producing the protein MDGRIEEVVKRSSEPLKDDWALAQEVAQELRTHLEDKCAELEGEGNSPEESVKKAIGEFGDPDEIGRGLLGANFRRIKLRGKLKVVLRICGLPLLLAAVWAAVDFSVLAGAARYCSVSTVNNEFSVKCDWAARFFGRFAGFRKPAGEQPLWNGGDGLNARKADEMRLELVNRHPDDPVCLANYVAEVMVRDKRPDSVKAVKLAIGREPDNALYHHLLSALIIEEAFEADRTAMEECEIKDRAKLDAAKAEYLLGLKCPYYRLYIPERGQRARSQYAGNAFHARMQQKVEALMLPIPALPRQRSVARAAIYYPELLIEDGRPEEAEALLDQWYVYPAQLLESGDLLISMLIVDTILELNQKKLPELYARVGKPEKGTRIAAKIAEARASMAAWKAQRKEADDRAQEEAERYGGIFSSGLLVPGISLTAEYLRSDRIMTYCILDSLVLLCFTVLVLCVVGFQALCWGIGRVCGEKGHFLWLTKREYGKLLLYGMLLPAGLYWLWLHADLLSGRGVGYQANLAMFCIQSFVLVVGLPVWFRFYLGHILLRRYRALVPPGEGTRRICLPFLTYVTTAIPLWIVFLLVVGGALRFAANRELQYNVGRDRSFFAGLFSPAEDHVVQALRTDLAIGLDKAAELTRELK; encoded by the coding sequence ATGGACGGCAGGATCGAAGAGGTCGTGAAACGTTCGTCGGAACCGTTGAAGGACGATTGGGCGCTCGCGCAGGAGGTCGCGCAGGAGCTGCGCACGCACCTCGAGGACAAATGCGCCGAGCTGGAAGGGGAGGGGAATTCGCCGGAAGAGAGCGTGAAGAAGGCGATCGGGGAGTTCGGCGATCCCGACGAGATCGGCCGGGGGCTGCTCGGCGCGAATTTCCGCCGGATAAAACTGCGCGGCAAGCTGAAAGTCGTGCTGCGGATCTGCGGACTTCCGCTCCTGCTGGCCGCCGTCTGGGCGGCGGTCGATTTCAGCGTGCTTGCCGGTGCGGCGCGGTATTGCAGCGTTTCGACCGTAAACAATGAATTTTCCGTCAAATGCGACTGGGCGGCCCGTTTCTTCGGGCGGTTCGCCGGTTTCCGCAAGCCGGCCGGGGAACAGCCGCTCTGGAACGGCGGGGACGGTTTGAATGCCCGAAAAGCGGATGAGATGCGGCTGGAACTGGTGAACCGGCATCCGGACGATCCGGTCTGTCTGGCGAATTATGTGGCCGAGGTCATGGTGCGCGACAAGCGGCCGGACAGTGTGAAGGCTGTGAAGCTTGCGATCGGGCGGGAACCGGACAACGCGCTCTATCACCATCTGCTTTCCGCCCTGATAATCGAGGAAGCTTTCGAGGCGGACAGGACGGCAATGGAGGAGTGCGAGATCAAAGATCGCGCGAAGCTGGATGCCGCGAAGGCGGAGTACCTGCTCGGCCTGAAGTGCCCGTATTACCGGCTTTATATTCCCGAGAGGGGGCAGAGGGCGCGGTCGCAGTATGCCGGCAATGCATTCCATGCGCGCATGCAGCAGAAGGTGGAGGCGCTCATGCTGCCGATACCGGCGCTGCCCCGGCAGCGGAGCGTCGCCCGCGCGGCAATCTATTATCCGGAACTGCTGATAGAGGACGGCAGGCCGGAAGAGGCGGAGGCGCTTCTCGACCAGTGGTATGTCTATCCCGCTCAGTTGCTGGAGAGCGGCGACCTCCTGATTTCCATGCTGATTGTCGACACCATTCTGGAGCTTAATCAGAAGAAGCTCCCGGAGCTGTATGCCCGTGTCGGCAAGCCGGAAAAGGGAACGCGGATTGCCGCGAAGATTGCGGAGGCCAGGGCATCGATGGCGGCCTGGAAAGCGCAGCGCAAGGAGGCGGACGACCGGGCGCAGGAAGAGGCGGAGCGGTACGGCGGTATTTTTTCATCTGGTCTGCTCGTGCCGGGGATTTCGCTCACGGCCGAATATCTGCGTTCCGACCGCATCATGACTTACTGCATTCTGGACAGCCTCGTGCTGCTCTGCTTCACGGTGCTGGTTCTCTGCGTGGTCGGCTTTCAGGCGCTCTGCTGGGGCATCGGCCGCGTATGCGGGGAGAAGGGACATTTTCTGTGGCTGACGAAGCGCGAATACGGCAAACTCCTGCTGTACGGGATGCTGCTTCCGGCGGGACTCTACTGGCTCTGGCTGCACGCCGATCTTCTGAGCGGCAGGGGAGTCGGATACCAGGCCAATCTGGCCATGTTCTGCATCCAGTCGTTCGTTCTGGTCGTCGGGCTGCCGGTCTGGTTCCGGTTTTATCTCGGGCATATCCTGCTGCGCCGCTACCGGGCGCTGGTTCCGCCGGGGGAGGGGACGCGCCGCATCTGCCTGCCGTTCCTGACCTATGTGACGACGGCGATTCCGCTCTGGATCGTCTTCCTGCTCGTGGTCGGCGGCGCACTGCGCTTCGCGGCCAACCGGGAACTCCAGTACAACGTCGGGCGCGACCGTTCGTTCTTCGCCGGATTGTTCTCTCCGGCCGAGGATCACGTCGTTCAGGCTCTCCGGACCGACCTTGCGATCGGCCTCGACAAAGCCGCCGAACTGACCCGGGAACTGAAATAA
- a CDS encoding helix-turn-helix domain-containing protein — protein MPNSDLVNSVVKALDILQFVSDRPEGVRLGEIVDAFGLKRPTAYNLVRTLRARHYLEQDAARKLRLGSAPGELLAGQRRGSLLAAAERELPRLSGCFPDAVLTFCELSGCEIFCRLRMSPDRPGQIQRPLSFLFPPYSTVTGLCFQAFGEFDAAGFERKYPFREFGSPLWGSLEAFRRMLDDCRRAGHAERREGDSELYAAIPCGGRFSLGFHGSIPAGRTAEQLLGELKTAAERLQEGVSGI, from the coding sequence ATGCCGAATTCCGATCTGGTCAACTCGGTGGTGAAGGCGCTGGATATTCTTCAATTCGTCTCCGACCGCCCGGAAGGAGTCCGGTTGGGCGAAATCGTCGATGCCTTCGGCCTCAAGCGCCCCACCGCCTACAATCTCGTGCGCACGCTGCGGGCGCGTCACTATCTGGAGCAGGACGCGGCTCGAAAGCTGCGGCTCGGCTCAGCACCCGGCGAGCTGCTGGCCGGTCAGCGGCGCGGCTCGCTCCTTGCGGCGGCCGAACGGGAGCTGCCGCGGCTTTCCGGATGCTTTCCCGATGCGGTACTGACGTTCTGCGAACTCTCGGGCTGCGAAATCTTCTGCCGGCTGCGCATGTCGCCCGACCGGCCGGGACAGATACAGCGGCCGCTGTCATTTCTGTTTCCGCCGTACAGCACCGTGACCGGGCTCTGTTTTCAGGCGTTCGGGGAATTCGACGCGGCCGGATTCGAGCGGAAATATCCGTTCCGGGAATTCGGTTCTCCGCTCTGGGGCAGTCTCGAAGCCTTCAGGCGCATGCTCGACGACTGCCGCCGGGCCGGACACGCCGAACGGCGCGAAGGCGATTCGGAGCTGTATGCGGCGATCCCGTGCGGCGGCCGTTTCTCCCTCGGATTTCACGGCTCCATTCCGGCAGGCCGCACAGCGGAACAGCTTCTCGGGGAACTGAAAACAGCGGCGGAACGCCTGCAGGAAGGAGTTTCCGGCATATGA
- a CDS encoding MarR family winged helix-turn-helix transcriptional regulator, translating to MKSEEATTFWRQFFAAADRMREIGSSDYEQLLVNMTFNQLRMIKIVYLLNREFPEGVTLKVLAESLSITPAAASEMVDALVRKDMLRRDHNPQDRRAVAISLAPTSRRKFQECEQTFDRLTAGFFAELSQAEKEAFEATMTKFREYIFAHCGKEE from the coding sequence ATGAAATCGGAAGAAGCGACCACTTTCTGGCGGCAGTTTTTTGCCGCCGCCGACCGTATGCGCGAAATCGGGTCGAGCGATTACGAACAGCTGCTGGTGAACATGACCTTCAACCAGCTGCGGATGATCAAGATCGTGTATTTGTTGAACCGGGAGTTTCCGGAAGGCGTCACTTTGAAGGTGCTCGCCGAATCGCTCTCGATCACGCCCGCCGCCGCGTCGGAGATGGTGGACGCTCTTGTGCGCAAGGATATGCTCCGGCGCGACCATAATCCGCAGGACCGCCGCGCGGTTGCCATCAGCCTGGCTCCGACCAGCCGGCGCAAATTTCAGGAGTGTGAGCAGACGTTCGACCGGCTGACCGCCGGGTTTTTCGCGGAGTTGTCACAGGCCGAGAAGGAGGCTTTCGAAGCGACGATGACGAAGTTCCGCGAATACATCTTCGCCCACTGCGGCAAAGAAGAGTAA
- a CDS encoding 4Fe-4S binding protein: MNTAELKEKARNFGADLIGIAPIAAFRELPPAHNPLAIFPQAESMIVIGRRIPRGTLRGLERQERKTAASFRHFGFVSLEDNYLARTTYDLGIWVETQGYEAVPMFGYDVEAADRQPLGVPVSEERPAPNVYVDWKFAAEAAGLGKIGRNGLFLTPEYGPLQRFALLLSDFAFEPDRAAEDDPCRGCRACVDACPYGALDGTGRNDAVCRECRHGAIRTDIGRFGTVERIGAVCSRACVAALDAAGKRKMCTAARRAEGGI, translated from the coding sequence ATGAACACGGCAGAGCTGAAAGAAAAGGCGCGGAACTTCGGCGCGGACCTGATCGGCATCGCTCCGATCGCGGCGTTCCGGGAACTCCCGCCTGCACACAATCCGCTCGCAATCTTCCCGCAGGCGGAGAGCATGATCGTCATCGGGCGGCGGATTCCGCGCGGCACACTGCGCGGCCTGGAACGGCAGGAGCGGAAAACCGCCGCCTCCTTCCGCCATTTCGGTTTCGTCTCGCTCGAGGACAACTATCTGGCCCGTACGACCTACGATCTCGGCATCTGGGTCGAAACCCAGGGGTACGAGGCGGTCCCGATGTTCGGCTACGATGTCGAAGCGGCTGACCGGCAGCCGCTCGGAGTGCCGGTTTCGGAAGAACGCCCGGCGCCGAACGTCTACGTCGACTGGAAATTCGCCGCTGAAGCGGCCGGACTCGGAAAAATCGGCAGGAACGGCCTCTTTCTGACTCCGGAATACGGTCCGCTCCAGCGGTTTGCGCTTCTGCTCTCCGACTTCGCCTTCGAGCCGGACCGGGCGGCGGAGGACGACCCCTGCCGCGGATGCCGCGCCTGCGTCGACGCGTGTCCGTACGGCGCGCTCGACGGGACCGGAAGAAACGATGCCGTCTGCCGCGAATGCCGCCACGGCGCGATCCGCACCGACATCGGGCGGTTCGGAACCGTCGAACGGATCGGTGCGGTCTGCTCGCGCGCCTGCGTTGCCGCGCTGGACGCGGCCGGAAAACGGAAAATGTGTACAGCCGCCCGCCGTGCGGAAGGAGGAATCTGA
- a CDS encoding GntR family transcriptional regulator produces the protein MLAKYQEISHFIREQIRSRKWAPGSRLPTRSELVREYGTTVMTLQKAMDELMNEGFIVSEGKRGTFVSAMPPNLSTFAVVYPADPDTHSGWDELWTILGARKRQFEEQLRLRFEFYYIGQGNLECEDFRRLVGDGCSGRLAGVIFPMLPADYMVAPFLEAGLPCVAVTRDEVPGVNTVWVDFADFLRRSCDTLLASGVRRPALISNQQLPFDYASGLSGYAKERGVPIPPGFLLGVSFERKQEEWSRNVIRLLLQQPPELRPDGLIVANENLSGLVLNVLYELNLRVGEDIRLVQHTNFPSSHRPMAGVSRIGFDIRALLEGCLDELRRCQRTGEVSHSKLIPAVDDSSLSESSAPGVRA, from the coding sequence ATGCTCGCCAAATATCAGGAAATCTCACATTTCATCCGGGAACAGATCCGAAGCCGGAAATGGGCGCCGGGGTCCCGGCTTCCGACCCGCAGCGAGCTGGTCAGGGAGTACGGCACGACCGTCATGACGCTGCAGAAGGCGATGGACGAACTGATGAACGAAGGGTTCATCGTCTCCGAAGGGAAACGCGGCACCTTCGTGTCGGCGATGCCGCCGAACCTGAGCACGTTCGCCGTGGTCTATCCCGCGGACCCCGATACCCATTCGGGATGGGACGAGCTCTGGACGATCCTTGGAGCGCGGAAGCGGCAGTTCGAGGAACAGCTCCGGCTGCGGTTCGAGTTCTATTATATCGGGCAGGGAAATCTGGAGTGTGAAGATTTCCGGCGCCTGGTCGGGGACGGTTGCAGCGGGCGGCTGGCCGGCGTGATCTTTCCGATGCTTCCGGCCGATTATATGGTTGCTCCTTTTCTGGAGGCCGGTCTCCCCTGCGTGGCTGTGACCCGCGACGAGGTGCCGGGAGTGAACACCGTATGGGTGGATTTCGCCGATTTCCTGCGCCGTTCCTGCGATACGCTGCTGGCATCCGGCGTCCGGCGCCCGGCGCTGATTTCAAACCAGCAGCTGCCGTTCGATTACGCCTCCGGCCTGAGCGGGTATGCGAAAGAGCGCGGCGTGCCGATCCCTCCCGGCTTTCTGCTCGGTGTATCGTTCGAGCGGAAACAGGAGGAGTGGAGCCGGAACGTCATTCGGCTGCTGCTTCAACAGCCTCCGGAGCTTCGCCCGGACGGGCTGATCGTCGCCAATGAAAACTTGAGCGGGCTTGTGCTGAATGTGCTGTACGAGCTCAATCTGCGCGTCGGCGAGGATATCCGTCTGGTTCAGCATACGAATTTTCCGTCGTCGCACCGGCCGATGGCGGGAGTTTCCCGGATCGGCTTCGACATCCGCGCCCTGCTCGAAGGCTGCCTGGATGAGCTGCGCCGTTGTCAGCGTACCGGAGAGGTCTCCCACTCGAAGCTGATTCCCGCCGTCGATGACTCTTCGCTTTCCGAATCGTCTGCGCCGGGCGTCCGGGCGTGA
- a CDS encoding DUF362 domain-containing protein, with protein sequence MKKANVYFTNMRVRPEGRNLQQKLAFLIRRAGMDEIDFKDRFAAIKIHFGEAGNLSFLRPNFARTVADEIKARGGKPFLTDCNTLYVGSRKHALEHIETAYINGFTPYSTGCHIIIGDGLKGTDDIAVPVPNGEFVREAKIGRAVMDADIFISLNHFKGHEMTGFGGAIKNIGMGCGSRAGKMEQHCDGKPAVERERCIGCRACARICAHGAPMFRDGKAEIDHAKCVGCGRCIGVCPKDAVLPSWGQQAGLLDRKMAEYALAVVHGRPHFHISIVMDVSPFCDCHPENDVPIVPDIGMFASFDPVALDQACADAVNSRAPNPDSILAEHGSSHHDHFKDVSPVTNWEIQLEHSEKIGLGTRAYELIEI encoded by the coding sequence ATGAAAAAAGCAAACGTATATTTCACCAATATGAGAGTCAGGCCGGAAGGCAGGAATCTTCAGCAGAAGCTGGCGTTCCTGATCAGACGGGCCGGAATGGACGAAATCGATTTCAAGGATCGTTTCGCCGCAATCAAAATTCATTTCGGCGAAGCCGGCAACCTGTCGTTCCTGCGGCCGAACTTCGCCCGCACCGTCGCCGATGAGATCAAGGCGCGCGGCGGCAAACCGTTCCTGACCGACTGCAATACGCTTTACGTCGGTTCGCGCAAGCATGCGCTGGAACATATCGAGACTGCTTACATCAATGGATTCACCCCCTATTCGACGGGATGCCACATCATCATCGGCGACGGGCTCAAGGGAACCGACGACATCGCGGTGCCCGTTCCGAACGGCGAATTCGTACGCGAAGCGAAGATCGGACGGGCCGTCATGGACGCCGACATCTTCATCTCGCTGAATCACTTCAAGGGACACGAAATGACCGGCTTCGGGGGCGCCATCAAAAACATCGGCATGGGCTGCGGCTCCCGCGCCGGTAAAATGGAGCAGCACTGCGACGGCAAACCGGCCGTGGAGCGCGAGCGCTGCATCGGCTGCCGCGCCTGCGCACGCATCTGCGCCCACGGCGCGCCGATGTTCCGCGACGGCAAGGCGGAGATCGACCACGCGAAATGCGTCGGCTGCGGGCGCTGCATCGGCGTCTGCCCGAAAGACGCCGTCCTGCCGTCCTGGGGGCAGCAGGCCGGACTTCTGGACCGCAAAATGGCCGAGTACGCCCTCGCCGTCGTCCACGGCAGGCCGCACTTCCACATCAGCATCGTGATGGATGTCTCGCCGTTCTGCGACTGCCACCCCGAAAACGATGTGCCGATCGTGCCGGACATCGGCATGTTCGCTTCTTTCGACCCGGTCGCGCTGGACCAGGCGTGTGCGGATGCGGTGAACAGCCGCGCACCGAACCCCGACAGCATCCTCGCGGAACACGGCAGCAGCCATCACGACCATTTCAAGGATGTCTCTCCCGTCACAAACTGGGAAATCCAGCTGGAACACTCCGAGAAGATCGGGCTCGGCACGCGGGCTTACGAGCTGATTGAAATCTGA
- a CDS encoding IclR family transcriptional regulator: MNNTLQNGFTILEYLAADAEECSVKELAEHFGLPNSHVCRLLKTLADTGYVEQTPGSRKYRISLKILNLSNMRLKKLKLRNIARPYLQKLVRELERPVFLTAPYRYRSLIVATEYPERFAGDAGVVVGQIHPVNRSACGKICAAYAPEEALDELLAGCDWSRKTEQSITDPARFREELKTIRACGFSRMEAEFDRNTGAVGAPVFNASRELAGAVGVILPEDASLWTPELRTRFIDATKSCGESISFALGCPLE; this comes from the coding sequence ATGAACAATACCCTGCAAAACGGATTCACGATCCTCGAATATCTCGCGGCGGATGCCGAGGAGTGTTCAGTCAAGGAGCTTGCCGAGCATTTCGGGCTGCCGAACAGTCACGTCTGCCGGCTGCTCAAGACGCTGGCCGACACCGGTTACGTCGAGCAGACGCCGGGCAGCCGCAAATACCGGATCAGTCTCAAAATCCTGAATCTGTCGAATATGCGGCTCAAAAAGCTCAAGCTGCGCAATATCGCGCGGCCCTATCTTCAGAAACTCGTCCGCGAACTTGAACGGCCGGTGTTCCTGACCGCCCCGTACCGGTACCGTTCGCTGATCGTGGCGACCGAATATCCGGAACGGTTCGCGGGGGACGCCGGTGTCGTCGTCGGGCAGATTCACCCCGTCAACCGCTCCGCCTGCGGCAAAATCTGCGCGGCCTATGCGCCGGAAGAAGCGCTCGACGAACTTCTTGCCGGGTGTGACTGGAGCAGGAAAACCGAACAATCGATCACGGACCCGGCCCGGTTCCGGGAAGAGCTCAAAACGATCCGGGCGTGCGGCTTTTCCCGCATGGAAGCGGAGTTCGACCGCAACACCGGAGCGGTCGGAGCCCCGGTCTTCAATGCATCCCGCGAGCTGGCCGGAGCGGTCGGCGTCATCCTGCCGGAAGATGCGTCGCTCTGGACGCCGGAACTGCGGACGCGCTTCATCGATGCAACCAAATCCTGCGGAGAGTCGATCTCATTCGCACTCGGCTGCCCGCTGGAATAA